The proteins below come from a single Pyramidobacter porci genomic window:
- a CDS encoding PucR family transcriptional regulator: protein MTTTVRETLALESFKGFHVLAGFGGLDREISTTTFIEAPDSWKWIRGGECVLTLAYAFQTEEQLLALVRELIERQATCIGIKTERYIKQVPQSVLDLADQHKFPIIDIPISVPFAAIIHPVQSLIIHDQARLLKYSEKVRHTFFGLSVRAAEIEEIMQVLCEFTHVDLAFMDLATDRKYIFSDSPQLPAALGTLPLKDVLNLYPHEDVMLNGRLLGHLIFDADAEKLKDRWSEIPINQAKGALLLYFQRREAQHQVESRYRNEFVQDLITRNIRMEQEAWNRAKSFNWNLEGPQRVVIVDIDNYKSCLTRAISGGQGVNAIENSKSRIYAIARSFLARLNGGKYPYAEMSDSIVFIFPSGDENGGGFFNDLLRRTLVDMMKVIQTETGFTVTVGVGDPCNNVFDCPESYRQAQQGLELLRLSTGGNVIASWSEMGVYKLLHGVAGTSEGRSFMERYLGPLLNDERPAGATLLDTLQTTVSCNWNLKDAAMAMDVHYNTLKYRWRKICDLLGIDPSKSGDRLNVMIALKLYRMHKNA from the coding sequence ATGACGACAACTGTGCGAGAAACGTTGGCCCTTGAATCTTTCAAAGGATTTCATGTGCTGGCGGGATTTGGCGGGCTTGACCGGGAAATTTCCACCACGACTTTTATCGAAGCCCCCGATTCGTGGAAATGGATCCGCGGCGGCGAGTGCGTGCTTACGCTGGCCTACGCGTTTCAGACGGAGGAACAGCTGCTCGCGCTCGTCCGCGAACTGATCGAGCGTCAGGCCACCTGCATTGGCATCAAGACCGAACGCTACATCAAACAGGTTCCCCAGTCGGTGCTCGATTTGGCCGACCAGCACAAATTCCCCATCATCGACATCCCCATTTCCGTCCCCTTTGCCGCCATCATTCATCCGGTGCAGTCGCTGATCATTCACGATCAGGCGCGTCTGCTCAAATACTCCGAAAAAGTTCGCCACACCTTTTTCGGCCTCAGCGTGCGGGCGGCGGAGATTGAGGAGATCATGCAGGTGCTCTGCGAATTCACGCACGTGGATCTGGCCTTCATGGATCTCGCGACGGACAGGAAATACATTTTCTCCGATTCGCCCCAGCTGCCGGCGGCGTTGGGTACGCTTCCGCTCAAGGACGTGCTGAATCTTTATCCCCACGAGGACGTGATGCTCAACGGCCGGCTTCTGGGACACCTCATTTTCGACGCCGACGCCGAAAAGCTCAAAGACCGCTGGTCGGAGATCCCGATCAACCAGGCCAAAGGCGCGCTGCTGCTGTACTTTCAGCGCCGCGAAGCTCAGCATCAGGTGGAATCGCGTTATCGCAACGAATTCGTGCAGGATCTGATCACCCGCAACATCCGCATGGAGCAGGAGGCGTGGAACCGCGCCAAAAGCTTCAACTGGAATCTCGAAGGCCCCCAGCGCGTGGTCATCGTCGACATCGACAACTACAAGAGCTGCCTGACCCGCGCCATTTCCGGCGGCCAGGGCGTGAACGCCATCGAAAACAGCAAGTCGCGCATCTACGCGATCGCCCGATCGTTCCTGGCGCGTCTTAACGGCGGAAAATATCCCTACGCAGAGATGAGCGACTCGATTGTCTTTATCTTTCCTTCGGGCGACGAAAACGGGGGAGGATTCTTTAACGACCTGCTGCGGCGCACTCTGGTCGATATGATGAAGGTAATCCAGACCGAAACCGGTTTTACGGTGACAGTCGGCGTGGGCGATCCGTGCAACAACGTCTTCGACTGTCCCGAAAGCTACCGTCAGGCCCAGCAGGGACTTGAACTTCTGCGTCTCAGCACGGGCGGCAACGTCATCGCATCGTGGTCGGAAATGGGAGTCTATAAACTGCTGCATGGCGTGGCCGGAACTTCCGAGGGCCGCAGCTTCATGGAGCGCTATCTGGGGCCGCTCCTGAACGATGAACGGCCTGCCGGCGCCACGCTGCTGGATACGCTTCAGACGACGGTGAGCTGCAATTGGAACTTGAAAGATGCGGCCATGGCGATGGACGTTCACTATAACACGCTCAAGTACCGTTGGCGGAAGATCTGCGATCTCCTCGGCATCGATCCGTCCAAAAGCGGCGACCGACTCAACGTGATGATCGCATTGAAGCTGTACCGCATGCACAAAAACGCGTAA
- a CDS encoding ankyrin repeat domain-containing protein: MTLLKSKFSAFFAFAAVCFCTPAWGLSQKEFMDLCLNGDALQVAAALKDEGISVGKADAKGNTPLMMAAQAKGKAADPDKIKLLVNAGSDVNAANKDNLRALAVAAQDSDNPEIIVALVAAGAELQERGSRGWTPLSFAAARNPHPEITAALIDLGADLAAADNSGATPFMLAARAGNAFEVLITLLDEGADPTVTGANKKTAWSYIENSRKYAPEQLVTLKERTRQKNAPAPMGPERFAQLCRRGTARRVGLYLEARTDPNAPVDGLTPLMWAAQYNAHPDVVGVLMKWGARENARDGRGRTALILAASANGNPNVLSALLAHGARVDYRDVDGKTALDYAQANPAFATEDLQLLASIAASVNEAEERGIQIGAERQKSAGGAADDPRVAPLYKKMAADQHEILRLTTATAELRKKADLATQTAQNAEKQLQASHEQTAQQNALIRRLTDNLTALQASQRKDLELNRGNIDTLTALWQSEMQKNLKLVEENTLNFQKQKGEIDALVARLQAAEARSDQLAEEKAAAEANFGKERAEAENNLATVKSHLEEAHKNEVEQLNAQIRAGEEKSRQAVQYQSVALSQHRQEVIDLKSRQARLLEENALKYEQQLTELKNRHARELQEVTQQNEQKLNAEIREAVAALEERQRHTLLQERSRHAMELIEQQKRLEEAHEAKISELSRQKDEELHEKMEAALQENSALKKQFNETLAVLNASLRKEREISAALEAELNSQKEKSARDLAEVQARLDSREKQLHAELDKKLAAQDTQLKAAFEIEKARLETVHRQEMFDAASKLEAQYTDELNRLKKDHGDELNEKVSALRRAFDAAQFQSCEALNAAMAAAEAQKRAAAEEKAAATKAGIEQGRQEASRLLETAYAQSLRQAELRYDKMLKEQQTQQQIEFDTSRDVLNAKHRQEMEQAAARAELSLKSALARAEQQKEQDMAALRVDFARRLAERERELAARRASEIEQVRNAAARSGEELIAALKQEYEKRLVALLAQKDASHAAELKKLEIIQKNALRSVEESHRQPKQSVLANSVPPSPIKTN, translated from the coding sequence ATGACTCTGCTCAAAAGCAAGTTCTCGGCGTTTTTCGCGTTCGCCGCCGTCTGTTTCTGTACCCCCGCGTGGGGACTTTCGCAGAAGGAGTTCATGGACCTCTGCCTCAACGGCGACGCGCTGCAGGTCGCCGCAGCTCTAAAAGACGAAGGGATCTCCGTCGGCAAAGCCGACGCCAAAGGCAACACGCCGCTGATGATGGCCGCTCAGGCCAAAGGCAAGGCCGCCGATCCCGACAAAATCAAACTGCTCGTCAACGCCGGAAGCGACGTCAACGCCGCCAACAAAGACAACCTGCGCGCCCTGGCGGTCGCCGCCCAGGACAGCGACAATCCCGAGATTATCGTCGCCCTGGTCGCGGCCGGAGCCGAGCTGCAGGAACGCGGCTCCCGCGGCTGGACGCCGCTCAGCTTCGCCGCGGCGCGCAATCCCCATCCCGAGATCACGGCGGCGCTGATCGATCTCGGCGCCGATCTTGCCGCCGCGGATAACTCCGGCGCCACACCGTTCATGCTGGCCGCGCGGGCCGGCAACGCCTTCGAAGTTCTGATCACGCTGCTTGACGAAGGCGCCGATCCGACCGTGACCGGAGCCAACAAAAAGACGGCCTGGAGCTACATAGAAAACAGCAGAAAATACGCTCCCGAACAGCTGGTCACGCTCAAAGAGCGTACGCGGCAAAAGAATGCCCCCGCGCCCATGGGACCGGAACGCTTCGCCCAACTCTGCCGCCGCGGTACGGCCCGGCGCGTCGGCCTCTACCTCGAAGCGCGCACCGATCCGAACGCTCCCGTCGACGGCCTGACGCCGCTGATGTGGGCCGCGCAGTACAACGCACATCCCGACGTCGTCGGCGTTCTCATGAAGTGGGGCGCCCGCGAAAACGCCCGCGATGGCCGCGGCCGCACCGCGCTGATCCTGGCCGCTTCGGCGAACGGCAACCCGAACGTCCTTTCCGCGCTTCTCGCGCACGGAGCCCGCGTCGATTACCGCGACGTCGACGGCAAGACCGCCCTCGATTACGCCCAGGCCAATCCGGCGTTCGCCACCGAGGATCTGCAGCTGCTTGCCTCCATTGCCGCAAGCGTGAACGAAGCGGAAGAACGCGGCATCCAGATCGGCGCCGAGCGCCAGAAAAGCGCCGGCGGCGCCGCGGACGATCCGCGGGTCGCGCCGCTCTATAAAAAAATGGCCGCTGACCAGCACGAGATCCTTCGCCTCACGACAGCCACTGCCGAACTGCGGAAAAAAGCCGACCTCGCAACGCAGACGGCCCAAAACGCCGAAAAACAGCTTCAGGCCAGCCACGAACAAACGGCACAGCAGAACGCCCTGATCCGCCGGCTCACCGATAATCTGACGGCACTCCAAGCCAGCCAGCGAAAAGATCTGGAGCTGAACCGCGGGAACATCGACACGCTGACGGCGCTATGGCAGAGCGAAATGCAGAAAAACCTCAAACTGGTTGAAGAAAACACGCTGAACTTCCAAAAGCAGAAAGGCGAAATCGACGCGCTCGTTGCTCGCCTGCAGGCCGCCGAAGCGCGATCGGATCAGCTGGCCGAAGAAAAAGCGGCCGCCGAAGCCAATTTCGGCAAAGAACGCGCCGAGGCGGAGAACAATTTGGCGACGGTCAAGTCCCATCTCGAGGAAGCTCACAAAAATGAAGTGGAGCAATTGAATGCCCAAATCCGTGCCGGCGAGGAAAAGAGCCGCCAGGCCGTTCAATATCAAAGCGTGGCCCTGTCTCAGCACCGACAGGAAGTTATCGACCTGAAATCCCGTCAGGCTCGTCTGCTTGAAGAAAACGCCCTGAAATACGAACAGCAGTTGACCGAGCTCAAGAATCGGCATGCCAGAGAGCTGCAGGAAGTTACGCAGCAAAACGAACAGAAGCTTAACGCGGAAATTCGGGAAGCCGTTGCCGCCCTGGAAGAACGACAGCGGCACACGCTCCTTCAGGAACGGAGTCGGCACGCCATGGAACTGATCGAGCAGCAGAAGCGCCTCGAAGAAGCCCACGAGGCCAAAATCTCGGAGTTAAGCCGCCAGAAAGACGAAGAACTCCACGAGAAAATGGAAGCTGCCCTGCAGGAGAACTCCGCCCTGAAGAAGCAGTTCAACGAGACGCTGGCCGTGCTGAACGCCAGCCTGCGGAAGGAACGCGAAATCTCCGCCGCTCTGGAAGCCGAGCTGAACTCGCAGAAAGAAAAGTCCGCCCGGGATCTGGCTGAAGTTCAGGCCCGTCTGGACAGCCGGGAGAAACAGCTCCACGCCGAGCTGGACAAGAAGCTGGCGGCGCAGGACACTCAGCTCAAAGCCGCGTTCGAGATCGAAAAAGCCCGTCTGGAGACCGTTCATCGTCAGGAAATGTTCGACGCCGCTTCCAAATTGGAAGCCCAGTACACCGACGAGCTGAATCGACTCAAGAAGGACCATGGCGACGAACTGAACGAAAAAGTCTCCGCCCTGCGGCGCGCTTTCGACGCCGCCCAGTTCCAGAGCTGCGAAGCGCTGAACGCGGCCATGGCCGCCGCCGAAGCTCAAAAGCGCGCGGCCGCGGAAGAAAAGGCCGCGGCGACCAAAGCCGGCATCGAGCAGGGTCGGCAGGAAGCCAGCCGGCTTCTCGAAACGGCCTACGCCCAATCGCTTCGTCAGGCGGAACTCCGCTACGACAAGATGCTCAAGGAACAGCAAACGCAGCAGCAGATCGAGTTCGACACTTCCAGGGACGTTCTCAACGCCAAACACCGCCAGGAGATGGAACAAGCCGCCGCGCGGGCCGAGCTTAGCCTGAAAAGCGCGCTGGCCCGCGCGGAGCAGCAGAAGGAACAGGACATGGCCGCGCTGCGCGTCGACTTTGCGCGGCGGCTGGCGGAGCGCGAACGGGAGCTGGCGGCGCGGCGCGCCTCGGAAATCGAACAGGTTCGGAACGCCGCCGCCCGCAGCGGCGAGGAACTGATCGCCGCGCTCAAGCAGGAGTATGAAAAGCGCCTCGTTGCCCTGCTGGCTCAGAAAGACGCCAGCCACGCCGCCGAGCTGAAAAAATTGGAGATCATCCAAAAAAACGCGCTCAGATCCGTGGAAGAATCTCACCGCCAGCCCAAGCAGTCCGTGCTGGCCAACTCCGTCCCGCCGTCGCCGATCAAGACGAATTAA
- a CDS encoding N-acetyltransferase encodes MGGDYVNLTVGNLDAEHVCCAIADKKYQGGVAAKKQWLKERIREGHVFRKLNERGKVFIEYAPLESSWVPVCGENYIYVYCLWVAGSFKGKGHARDLIEYCIADAKEKGRSGVCALSSKKKKPFLSEKKFLLKYGFEVADTAGDDYELLALSFDGRKPRFSESAKAMRTNDRALTIYYGVQCPYIPNCVEQVRMYCDKNRIPLNLVAVDTLEKAKRVPCIFNNYAVFYNGAFQTTHLLNETFLKKMLHL; translated from the coding sequence ATGGGCGGAGACTATGTGAATCTGACAGTCGGCAACCTTGACGCGGAGCACGTGTGCTGCGCAATTGCGGATAAGAAATATCAGGGCGGCGTGGCAGCCAAAAAACAATGGCTTAAGGAACGTATCCGGGAAGGGCATGTCTTTCGTAAACTCAATGAACGGGGAAAGGTGTTTATCGAGTACGCGCCCTTGGAATCATCATGGGTTCCCGTGTGCGGCGAAAACTATATATATGTCTATTGCCTGTGGGTGGCCGGCTCATTCAAAGGCAAAGGGCACGCGCGGGATCTCATCGAGTACTGCATCGCTGACGCAAAGGAAAAGGGGAGATCCGGCGTATGCGCTCTGAGCTCAAAAAAGAAGAAGCCCTTTTTGTCCGAAAAAAAATTCCTGCTCAAGTATGGTTTCGAGGTAGCGGATACCGCCGGAGATGATTACGAGCTGTTGGCTTTGTCGTTTGACGGGCGGAAACCCCGCTTTTCTGAAAGTGCGAAAGCGATGAGGACCAACGACAGAGCGCTGACAATCTACTATGGGGTGCAGTGTCCGTATATTCCGAACTGCGTTGAGCAAGTGCGGATGTATTGTGATAAGAACCGCATCCCGCTGAATTTGGTCGCAGTCGACACTTTGGAAAAAGCCAAAAGAGTCCCATGTATTTTCAATAACTATGCGGTTTTTTACAACGGCGCTTTTCAAACGACACATTTATTGAACGAAACGTTTTTGAAGAAGATGCTCCATTTATAG
- a CDS encoding YbaK/EbsC family protein produces the protein MKWMSELLMPVSSGRSSKLRDPGLAKIAQGGYGLWNPNDETLILLPEGRILFQRAEDFLLRRLEAFRPQRLDCGASARGALDAAVRLIKRAGDLPVLFAERRGDKLRLLGLHGDFEASLEMANDALRTVGSAVCSLGARVRRVDRLTPAGHRVDLLCRSEAPLRGEEGLACPDCGWTAAFDSPCRFGEEASDAAPEELREVATPDCSTVEKLCGYLKIAPSQVVKCMFYAVEGRGLAAVILRADRHVCLEKVRAAFQGASVRPAEPAELAAVMGDSAGYMGPVGLPAPVTLLADSSAVGVKNAVVGANKPGFHKMGACWGRDFKTDFVADVTLLQAGDRCPNCGAALKKSELRSVAVFRPVDPACLAEPSLTFFNGSGKTRVPAWSAEIDLTALLSAVSEYAERWPDKIAPFDVYVYWEGDKTPDALAPLIDALESSGFRVVGDDRSGAFENRQAEAAAIRAPQTVCLKKGEGGWLFDVTRNGRTETLSPAQFAAQQETFSATERRPFRT, from the coding sequence ATGAAATGGATGAGCGAACTGCTGATGCCCGTCTCGAGCGGGCGCTCCTCGAAACTGCGCGATCCCGGCCTGGCCAAAATCGCGCAGGGCGGTTACGGCCTCTGGAACCCCAACGACGAAACGCTGATCCTGCTGCCGGAGGGGAGGATCCTCTTCCAGCGCGCCGAGGACTTTCTGCTTCGCAGACTCGAGGCCTTCCGCCCGCAGCGCCTCGACTGCGGCGCTTCCGCCCGCGGCGCCCTCGACGCCGCCGTGCGCCTGATCAAACGCGCCGGCGACCTGCCGGTGCTCTTCGCCGAGCGCCGCGGAGACAAACTCCGCCTGCTGGGACTGCACGGCGATTTCGAAGCCTCGCTCGAAATGGCCAACGACGCGCTGCGCACCGTCGGCAGCGCCGTCTGCTCGCTGGGGGCTCGCGTGCGCCGCGTCGATCGTCTGACGCCCGCGGGGCATCGCGTCGATCTGTTGTGCCGTTCCGAAGCGCCGCTCCGCGGCGAAGAAGGGCTGGCCTGTCCCGACTGCGGCTGGACGGCCGCCTTCGACAGCCCCTGCCGCTTCGGCGAAGAGGCGTCGGACGCCGCGCCGGAAGAGCTGCGCGAAGTGGCCACGCCGGACTGCTCCACCGTCGAGAAACTGTGCGGATATCTCAAGATCGCGCCGTCGCAGGTCGTCAAGTGCATGTTCTACGCCGTCGAGGGGCGCGGCCTGGCCGCCGTGATCCTGCGCGCCGACCGCCACGTCTGTCTGGAAAAAGTCCGCGCCGCGTTCCAGGGCGCGTCCGTCCGCCCCGCCGAACCGGCCGAACTGGCCGCCGTCATGGGCGATTCGGCCGGCTATATGGGCCCCGTGGGGCTGCCCGCCCCGGTGACGCTGCTTGCCGATTCCAGCGCCGTCGGCGTCAAAAACGCCGTCGTCGGCGCCAACAAGCCCGGCTTTCATAAAATGGGGGCCTGCTGGGGCCGCGATTTCAAGACCGATTTCGTCGCCGACGTGACGCTGCTCCAGGCGGGCGACCGTTGCCCCAATTGCGGCGCGGCGCTGAAAAAGAGCGAACTGCGCTCCGTCGCCGTCTTCCGCCCCGTGGACCCGGCCTGCCTTGCCGAACCGTCGCTGACCTTTTTCAACGGTTCCGGAAAAACCCGCGTCCCCGCGTGGAGCGCCGAGATCGACCTGACGGCGCTGCTTTCGGCCGTGAGCGAATACGCCGAACGCTGGCCCGACAAGATCGCCCCGTTCGACGTCTACGTTTACTGGGAAGGCGACAAAACGCCGGACGCGCTCGCGCCGCTGATCGACGCGCTCGAAAGCTCCGGATTCCGCGTCGTCGGCGACGACCGCAGCGGCGCGTTCGAAAATCGCCAGGCCGAGGCCGCGGCGATCCGCGCGCCGCAGACCGTCTGCCTCAAAAAGGGCGAAGGCGGCTGGCTGTTCGACGTAACGCGAAACGGCCGCACCGAAACGCTCTCGCCCGCACAGTTTGCCGCGCAGCAGGAAACTTTTTCGGCCACGGAGCGCCGTCCGTTCCGGACGTGA
- a CDS encoding transporter substrate-binding domain-containing protein — translation MFKRIAALSALFALAASAAFAASALDKDTLVAATESTYPPYESRNEKGELVGFDIELTETVAKKLGKKVEWLDMPFDSLIPALMSGKVDLVAAGMSATPERAKRVNFSAPYEISFSAFVTGVENPPKDTDELAGKVVAVQIGTVQENFARSLGNVEVKTFQKFDDCVREVVLGRAAATLMDIPVAKQYVQAKDFAGKVTVAFNKQITGADKAIAMPKQDEALTAAVNGVIEEMDKSGELAALRDKWFKE, via the coding sequence ATGTTCAAACGCATCGCCGCACTTTCCGCTCTGTTTGCTTTGGCCGCAAGCGCCGCTTTCGCGGCTTCGGCCCTGGACAAGGACACGCTGGTCGCCGCGACCGAAAGCACCTACCCTCCCTACGAGTCGCGCAACGAAAAGGGCGAGCTGGTCGGCTTCGACATCGAGCTGACCGAGACGGTCGCCAAAAAACTGGGAAAAAAGGTCGAATGGCTCGACATGCCCTTCGATTCGCTGATCCCGGCGCTGATGTCGGGCAAGGTCGATCTGGTCGCCGCCGGCATGTCGGCGACGCCGGAGCGCGCCAAGCGCGTCAACTTCTCGGCGCCGTACGAGATCTCTTTCAGCGCTTTCGTCACGGGAGTCGAGAATCCTCCCAAGGACACTGACGAGCTGGCCGGCAAGGTCGTGGCGGTGCAGATCGGCACGGTGCAGGAAAATTTCGCGCGCAGCCTCGGCAACGTGGAAGTGAAAACGTTCCAGAAATTCGACGACTGCGTGCGCGAGGTCGTGCTCGGCCGCGCCGCCGCGACGCTGATGGACATCCCCGTGGCGAAGCAGTACGTGCAGGCCAAGGATTTTGCCGGCAAGGTCACGGTCGCGTTCAACAAACAGATCACCGGCGCCGACAAGGCCATCGCCATGCCCAAGCAGGACGAAGCGCTGACCGCCGCGGTCAACGGCGTCATCGAGGAAATGGACAAGAGCGGCGAGCTGGCGGCTCTGCGCGATAAGTGGTTCAAAGAGTAA
- a CDS encoding DUF5058 family protein gives MESLQEVMRIGNQPMVWALCAVTVVVSLVQSLLFTRLAKRTAREAQINPEITKTAFRVGLISAIGPAIGVFIVMVGLMATIGSPMAWLRLSIIGAAPTELTAATLAAEAAGSGLGKENFTLQVMAVTWFAMALNGCGWLLVSGLFAPYLEKLREKMGGGDTKWLAAIGGAASLGVFGYLCSNEIRRGTGNMLAALTGAVAMVFLVKCVVPKHPKLTEYALGIAMLFGMACAVIHDVVMM, from the coding sequence ATGGAGTCTTTGCAGGAAGTTATGAGAATTGGCAACCAGCCCATGGTCTGGGCTCTCTGCGCCGTCACCGTCGTGGTGTCGCTGGTCCAGTCGCTGCTGTTCACCCGTCTGGCCAAGAGGACGGCCCGCGAAGCGCAGATCAATCCGGAAATCACCAAGACGGCGTTCCGCGTCGGACTGATCTCGGCGATCGGTCCCGCCATCGGCGTCTTCATCGTCATGGTCGGGCTGATGGCGACGATCGGTTCGCCCATGGCCTGGCTGCGCCTGTCCATCATCGGCGCGGCCCCCACCGAGCTGACGGCGGCCACTTTGGCGGCCGAAGCGGCCGGCAGCGGCCTGGGCAAGGAGAATTTCACGCTTCAGGTCATGGCCGTGACCTGGTTCGCGATGGCCCTGAACGGCTGCGGTTGGCTCCTTGTCAGCGGGCTTTTCGCTCCCTATCTGGAAAAACTCCGTGAAAAAATGGGCGGCGGCGACACGAAATGGCTGGCCGCGATCGGCGGCGCGGCCTCTCTGGGCGTCTTCGGCTATCTGTGCAGCAACGAGATCCGCCGCGGCACGGGCAACATGCTCGCCGCGCTGACCGGAGCTGTGGCGATGGTCTTCCTGGTTAAGTGCGTCGTGCCGAAGCATCCCAAGCTCACCGAATACGCGCTCGGCATCGCCATGCTTTTCGGCATGGCCTGCGCCGTGATCCACGACGTCGTCATGATGTAA
- the xth gene encoding exodeoxyribonuclease III, producing MRVATFNVNSLRSRLPILERWLPGAGVDVLALQETKVQDQEFPLADVEKLGYRAAFRGEKSYNGVAILSKQEPDEVIHGFADGASPLWDTRLIAARFGDIWILDTYVPQGKEITHPDYEAKKEFLRRTAALIAARKDEKLLWTGDLNVAPTELDVTNPANKKEHVCFVKELRDLFAQLCAPLVIDLLRVHHPGEELYSFFDYRVKNALERRIGWRIDHMLATPSLAKQSLACWIDAEPRGWEKPSDHTPMLADFAD from the coding sequence ATGAGAGTCGCTACTTTTAACGTAAATTCGCTGCGCAGCCGCCTGCCGATCCTCGAACGCTGGCTGCCCGGCGCGGGCGTGGACGTGCTGGCCCTGCAGGAGACGAAAGTGCAGGATCAGGAGTTCCCCCTCGCCGACGTGGAAAAACTCGGCTACCGCGCCGCCTTCCGCGGCGAGAAATCCTACAACGGCGTCGCCATCCTCTCGAAACAAGAGCCTGACGAAGTGATCCACGGCTTCGCCGACGGCGCGTCGCCGCTCTGGGACACGCGCCTGATCGCCGCGCGCTTCGGCGACATCTGGATCCTCGATACCTACGTGCCGCAGGGCAAGGAGATCACCCACCCCGACTACGAGGCCAAAAAGGAATTCCTGCGCCGCACCGCCGCCCTGATCGCCGCGCGCAAGGACGAAAAGCTGCTCTGGACCGGCGACCTCAACGTGGCCCCGACCGAGCTGGACGTGACCAATCCCGCCAACAAAAAGGAACACGTCTGCTTCGTCAAGGAGCTGCGCGATCTCTTCGCGCAGCTCTGCGCGCCGCTGGTCATCGATCTGCTGCGCGTCCACCACCCCGGCGAGGAGCTGTACTCGTTTTTCGATTACCGCGTCAAAAACGCGCTGGAACGCCGCATCGGCTGGCGCATCGACCACATGCTCGCCACCCCCTCGCTGGCGAAACAAAGCCTGGCCTGCTGGATCGACGCGGAGCCGCGCGGCTGGGAAAAGCCCTCGGACCACACGCCCATGCTGGCCGATTTCGCCGACTGA
- a CDS encoding HD domain-containing protein has translation MNESEFAGRVAALGGQLYVVGGWVRDRLIGRPSEDKDYVVCGLNAQTLEREFQVRSVGRQFPVYLLEVGGRLSEVALARTERKAGTGYRGFEARFSPDTTIEEDLYRRDTRMNSMAVRLPGGELVDPFGGRGDIENKIIRATSEHFRDDPVRALRAARQAAQLGFSIAPGTVELMSACRGELAREPAERVFAEMRKALASPRPELFFTALRDAGILDAVFPELAALIGVQQPALSHRGLDAFAHTMAVLRRTAALTPKEATRFAALVHDLGKGLTPREKWPHHVGHEERGLAALERFNGRMTLPRPWYRFARFMIANHMRLPRLRRLGAIVAVIGEMRRGGFDAAEVAAVIRADHGALPDFLRRYDQYAAVLDKERARLAFPADLPPQARGRWVNERLAEALARLVLERK, from the coding sequence ATGAATGAAAGCGAATTCGCCGGGCGCGTCGCTGCGCTCGGCGGCCAGCTCTACGTGGTCGGCGGCTGGGTGCGCGACCGCCTCATCGGACGCCCGTCCGAGGACAAGGATTATGTCGTCTGCGGCCTCAACGCGCAAACGCTCGAGCGCGAATTCCAAGTCCGCTCCGTGGGGCGGCAGTTTCCCGTTTACCTGCTGGAAGTCGGCGGCCGACTCAGCGAAGTGGCGCTGGCGCGCACCGAGCGCAAGGCCGGGACGGGCTATCGCGGTTTCGAAGCGCGCTTCAGCCCCGATACGACCATCGAAGAAGACCTGTACCGCCGCGACACGCGCATGAACAGCATGGCCGTCCGCCTGCCCGGCGGCGAGCTGGTCGACCCGTTCGGCGGGCGCGGTGACATCGAGAACAAAATCATCCGCGCCACGTCGGAACATTTCCGCGACGATCCCGTCCGCGCGCTGCGCGCCGCCCGTCAGGCCGCCCAGCTTGGATTTTCCATCGCCCCCGGCACGGTCGAACTGATGTCCGCCTGCCGCGGCGAACTGGCGCGGGAACCGGCCGAGCGCGTTTTCGCCGAGATGCGCAAGGCGCTCGCTTCCCCGCGGCCGGAACTTTTTTTCACCGCGCTGCGCGACGCCGGGATTCTCGACGCCGTTTTTCCCGAGCTGGCGGCGCTGATCGGCGTGCAGCAGCCGGCGCTCTCCCACCGCGGGCTCGACGCCTTCGCGCACACGATGGCGGTCCTGCGCCGCACGGCCGCGCTGACGCCGAAAGAGGCGACGCGCTTCGCCGCCCTCGTCCACGACCTCGGCAAAGGGCTGACGCCGCGGGAGAAGTGGCCGCACCACGTCGGCCACGAGGAACGGGGGCTGGCCGCGCTGGAACGGTTCAACGGCCGCATGACGCTGCCGCGACCGTGGTATCGTTTCGCCCGCTTTATGATCGCCAATCACATGCGGCTCCCCCGCCTGCGCCGCCTCGGCGCTATCGTGGCGGTCATCGGGGAGATGCGGCGCGGCGGTTTCGACGCGGCGGAAGTCGCCGCCGTGATTCGCGCCGATCACGGCGCGCTGCCCGACTTTCTGCGGCGTTACGACCAATACGCCGCCGTCCTCGACAAAGAACGCGCCCGTCTGGCGTTCCCCGCCGATCTGCCGCCGCAGGCGCGCGGTCGGTGGGTGAACGAGCGCTTGGCCGAAGCGCTCGCCCGGCTGGTGCTCGAAAGGAAATAA